A window of Sebastes umbrosus isolate fSebUmb1 chromosome 3, fSebUmb1.pri, whole genome shotgun sequence contains these coding sequences:
- the LOC119484601 gene encoding phospholipid-transporting ATPase ABCA1-like isoform X6, which translates to MSVSTQLGLLLWKNFTYRRRQTIQLLIEIIWPLFIFFILISVRIHYPPYEQHECHFPNKAMPSAGTLPWMQGIICNANNPCFRNPTPGESPGVVGNFNDSIISRLFLDAKKILLYTQNDRSYDGYKGLLRALRKLQKNTASFKLKDFLQDNETLSHFLHHNASLPRHALKQIVEADVNLEKVLTKGFGFHLRDLCNTTPLEEFVHIADRNVSRLTQEIICKSSSDWLDKAQSHFLSNLDFFKPIRDVQSDPKVVQEVSAATDNLLESLGALAVELASMKSWKDMRKEILYLNANATGSPNQMYQAVSRIVCGHPEGGGLKIKSLNWYEDNNYKALFGSHGNDSDNEPLSAYDNSSTPYCNNMMRSLESSPISRMIWRALKPLLMGKILYTPDTPATQRIIHEVNKTFQELGVLRDLGGMWEEMKPKVWNFMENGEEMDMVRTLLQNKASAAFFNAQLSGTEWRVSDVSAFLTKVSEDQRPAGSAYTWRDVFNETDQAIQTISRFMECVNLDKLEPVANEERLVNKSMGLLNNQKFWAGIVFPDIARSNSTDLPPNINYKIRMDIDNVERTNKIKDGYWDPGPRADPFEDLRYVWGGFSYLQDVIEHGIIRAITGTKEKTGIYVQQMPYPCYVDDIFLRVMSRSMPLFMTLAWMYSVAIIIKGVVYEKEARLKETMRIMGLNNGILWLSWFISSLIPLLISAGLLVMLLKMGNLLPYSDPGVVFLFLGSFGVVTIMQCFLISTLFSRANLAAACGGIIYFTLYLPYVLCVAWQDYVGFGAKIMVSLLSPVAFGFGCEYFALFEEQGVGIQWSNLLASPLEEDSYNLTTSICLMLFDAVLYGIMTWYIEAVFPGQYGIPRPWYFPFTKTYWCGEKENTNLSASLSKKGNAEAVCIEEEPDHIEPGVYIENLVKVYSHGNKLAVDGLSLRFYKGQITSFLGHNGAGKTTTMSILTGLFPPTSGTAYIHGKDIRSELSTIRQNLGVCPQHNVLFSMLTVEEHIWFYARLKGLPEEKVKTEMEQIVNDVGLPHKRHSRTNALSGGMQRKLSVALAFVGGSKVVILDEPTAGVDPYARRGIWDLLLKYRQGRTIILSTHHMDEADILGDRIAIISHGKLCCVGSSLFLKTQLGTGYYLTLVKRDYDLTLQSCRNSASTVSYSKKPEKEDSVSESSSDAGLGSEPESETTTIDVSLISNVIFKHVHEARLVEDLGHEITYVLPYQSAKDGAFVELFHELDDRLTDLGISSYGISDTTLEEIFLKVAEDSGVDAVELSDGVVPTRIRRHHAFGDHQSCLKPFTEDDFDFNDSEGDPESRETDWLSGTDGKGSYQVKGWSLKRQQFVALLWKRFLYARRSRKGFFAQIVLPAVFVCIALVFSLIVPPFGKYPSLTLDPGMYGEQFSFISNDLPEDPHVNKLLGALTEKPGFGTRCMEGQPIPDSPCTAVEGEWSLPQVSESVKDIFDNGNWSMENPSPMCECSCGGRKRMLPECPAGAGGLPPPQMMISDKDTLQNLTSRNISDYLVKTYAQIIGKSLRNKIWVNEFRYGGFSLGARSSQFMAHTGDVDDAIAQLTKRFQLERGTAADRFFNSLSSFIQGLDTKNNVKIWFNNKGWHSMGSFLNVMNNGILRASLQADQDPTKFGITASNHPLNLTKEQLSQVALMTTSVDVLVSICVIFAMSFVPASFVVFLIQERVNKAKHMQFISGVQPLLYWLANFVWDMCNYIVPATLVIIIFICFQQDAYVSSTNLPVLALLLLLYGWSITPLMYPASFFFKIPSTAYVVLTSVNILIGINGSVSTFVLELFGSNEIGGINDILKNVFLIFPHFCLGRGLIDMVKNQAMADALERFGENRFRSPLAWDMVGKNLFAMAIEGLIFFIITVLIQYHFFFKARSSTSHLKPIGEEDEDVARERQRILSGGGKSDILELKELTKIYKRKQKPAVDRLCVGIPPGECFGLLGVNGAGKTSTFKMLTGDSVVTGGEAYLNGKSVTKEIDEVHQNMGYCPQFDAINDLLTGREHLEFYAILRGVPEKEVCEVAEWGIRKLGLVKYVDKSAGSYSGGNMRKLSTAIALIGGPPVVFLDEPTTGMDPKARRALWNAILSIIKEGRSVVLTSHSMEECEALCTRMAIMVNGRFRCLGSVQHLKNRFGDGYTIILRVTGPDPDLRPVMEFIERELPGSTLKEKHRNMLQYQLPTSLTSLARIFSLFSTNKEALSIEDYSVSQTTLDQVFVNFAKDQSDEDHLKDLHKRDAVVVDISKLNSFLTDNKTRESCV; encoded by the exons ATGTCCGTCTCCACTCAGCTGGGTTTACTGCTTTGGAAGAACTTCACCTACCGACGGAGACAGACT ATCCAGCTGCTGATTGAGATCATCTGGCCCctgttcatcttcttcatccTGATCTCAGTCCGAATACATTATCCACCCTACGAGCAACATGAAT GCCATTTCCCTAACAAGGCCATGCCCTCAGCGGGTACCCTGCCCTGGATGCAAGGCATCATCTGTAACGCCAACAACCCCTGCTTCCGTAACCCTACGCCTGGCGAGAGTCCCGGGGTGGTGGGGAACTTCAATGATTCTAT AATCTCCCGTCTGTTCCTCGACGCCAAGAAGATCCTGCTCTACACTCAGAACGATAGAAGCTACGATGGCTACAAAGGGCTGCTGAGGGCCCTCAGGAAGCTGCAGAAGAACACTGCCA gtTTCAAGCTGAAGGACTTTTTGCAGGACAACGAGACCCTCTCCCACTTCCTGCACCACAACGCCTCCCTTCCTCGTCACGCGCTGAAGCAGATAGTGGAGGCCGACGTCAATCTGGAGAAG GTGCTGACTAAAGGTTTCGGCTTCCATCTCAGAGACCTCTGTAACACCACCCCCCTGGAGGAGTTCGTCCACATTGCCGACCGCAACGTGTCCCGTCTGACGCAAGAAATCATCTGCAAGTCCTCCAGTGATTGGCTGGACAAGGCCCAGAGCCACTTCCTGTCCAACTTGGACTTCTTCAAACCCATTCGG GATGTGCAGTCGGACCCCAAAGTCGTCCAGGAGGTCTCAGCTGCAACCGACAATCTTCTGGAGAGCCTGGGAGCGCTGGCCGTGGAG CTTGCCAGCATGAAGAGTTGGAAGGACATGCGTAAGGAGATCCTGTATCTGAATGCGAATGCCACAGGCTCTCCAAACCAGATGTACCAAGCTGTGTCACGTATCGTGTGCGGACACCCCGAGGGAGGCGGCCTCAAAATCAAGTCTCTCAACTGGTATGAGGACAACAACTACAAGGCCCTGTTCGGTAGCCATGGCAACGACAGCGACAATGAACCCCTCTCAGCTTACGACAACTCTTCCA CTCCTTATTGTAACAACATGATGCGGAGCCTGGAGTCCAGCCCCATCTCAAGGATGATCTGGAGGGCCCTGAAGCCTCTGCTCATGGGGAAGATCCTGTACACCCCAGATACTCCGGCCACACAGAGAATCATCCACGAG gttaATAAGACCTTCCAGGAGCTCGGCGTGCTGAGGGACCTCGGAGGGATGTGGGAGGAAATGAAGCCCAAAGTTTGGAACTTCATGGAGAACGGCGAGGAAATGGACATGGTCAGG ACGCTGCTCCAGAATAAAGCCAGTGCCGCGTTCTTTAACGCCCAACTCAGCGGGACTGAGTGGCGTGTGTCAGACGTGTCGGCCTTCCTGACGAAGGTCTCGGAGGACCAAAGACCCGCCGGATCCGCCTACACCTGGAGAGACGTCTTCAACGAAACTGACCAGGCCATACAGACCATCTCACGCTTCATGGAG TGTGTGAACCTGGACAAGCTGGAGCCGGTAGCCAACGAGGAGAGACTGGTCAACAAGTCCATGGGTCTCCTAAACAACCAGAAGTTCTGGGCTGGAATCGTGTTTCCCGACATCGCCCGTAGCAACAGCACCGACTTGCCTCCCAATATCAACTATAAGATCCGCATGGACATTGATAATGTTGAGAGGACAAACAAGATTAAAGATGG CTATTGGGACCCCGGTCCCAGGGCGGACCCCTTTGAGGACCTTCGCTACGTCTGGGGCGGATTTTCTTACCTACAGGACGTCATTGAGCATGGAATCATCAGAGCCATCACTGGCACCAAGGAGAAGACGGGCATCTACGTTCAGCAGATGCCCTACCCCTGCTACGTTGATGACAT tttcctGCGGGTGATGAGTCGGTCGATGCCTCTCTTCATGACCCTGGCGTGGATGTACTCGGTAGCCATCATCATCAAGGGCGTGGTCTACGAGAAGGAGGCGCGGCTCAAAGAGACCATGAGGATCATGGGGCTGAACAACGGCATCCTGTGGCTCAGCTGGTTCATCAGCAGTTTGATCCCGCTCCTGATCAGCGCCGGCTTGCTGGTGATGTTATTGAAG ATGGGAAACCTGTTGCCTTACAGTGACCCTGGCGTGGTGTTTCTATTCCTGGGATCCTTCGGTGTCGTAACCATCATGCAGTGCTTCCTCATTAGCACCCTGTTCTCTCGCGCCAACTTGGCAGCCGCCTGCGGTGGCATCATATACTTCACACTCTACCTGCCCTACGTGCTGTGTGTCGCCTGGCAGGACTACGTGGGGTTCGGAGCAAAGATTATGGTG AGTCTGCTGTCTCCTGTGGCGTTCGGTTTCGGCTGCGAGTACTTTGCCCTGTTTGAGGAGCAAGGGGTGGGCATCCAGTGGTCCAACCTGCTGGCCAGCCCTCTGGAGGAGGACAGCTACAACCTGACCACCTCCATCTGCCTCATGCTGTTTGACGCTGTGCTCTACGGAATAATGACCTGGTACATCGAAGCCGTGTTCCCTG GTCAGTATGGGATCCCCAGGCCTTGGTATTTCCCTTTCACTAAGACGTACTGgtgtggagagaaagagaacaccaacctctcagcctctctgtcgAAGAAGGGCAACGCTGAAG CAGTGTGTATTGAAGAGGAGCCAGACCACATTGAGCCAGGTGTCTACATCGAGAATCTGGTGAAGGTCTACAGCCATGGGAACAAGCTGGCTGTAGACGGACTGTCCCTGAGGTTCTATAAGGGACAGATCACCTCCTTCCTCGGCCACAACGGAGCCGGCAAGACCACAACTAT GTCAATCCTGACGGGGTTGTTTCCACCCACATCTGGCACGGCCTATATCCACGGCAAGGACATCCGCAGTGAGCTCAGCACCATCCGGCAGAATCTGGGCGTCTGTCCCCAGCACAACGTACTTTTCAGCAT GCTGACGGTGGAGGAGCACATCTGGTTCTACGCCCGTCTGAAGGGGCTGCCGGAGGAGAAGGTGAAGACCGAGATGGAACAGATCGTGAACGATGTCGGACTGCCTCACAAACGGCACTCTCGCACCAACGCGCTGTCCG GAGGGATGCAGAGGAAGCTGTCAGTGGCCCTGGCTTTTGTTGGGGGCTCAAAGGTTGTGATCCTGGATGAACCTACAGCTGGGGTTGATCCCTACGCACGCAGGGGGATCTGGGACCTGCTGCTGAAATACAGACAAG GCCGCACCATCATCCTGTCCACCCATCACATGGACGAGGCCGACATCCTGGGCGACCGCATCGCCATCATTTCCCACGGCAAGCTGTGCTGCGTGGGCTCCTCGCTCTTCCTGAAGACCCAGCTGGGCACGGGCTACTACCTGACTCTGGTCAAGAGAGACTACGATCTGACGCTCCAGTCCTGCAGGAACTCTGCCAGCACCGTCTCCTACAGCAAGAAGCCCGAGAAG GAGGACAGTGTGTCAGAGAGCAGCTCAGATGCTGGTCTGGGCAGCGAACCCGAGAGTGAAACCACCACTATTG ATGTGTCCCTCATCTCCAACGTGATATTCAAGCATGTCCACGAGGCTCGCCTAGTGGAGGACCTCGGCCACGAGATCACCTACGTTCTGCCCTACCAGTCAGCTAAAGACGGAGCCTTTGTAGAGCTCTTCCACGAGCTGGACGACCGTCTCACCGACCTGGGAATATCCAGCTACGGGATATCTGACACCACCCTGGAGGAG ATTTTCTTGAAAGTGGCTGAGGACAGTGGAGTGGATGCTGTTGAGCTCTCAG ATGGAGTTGTGCCGACCAGGATTCGTCGCCATCACGCGTTTGGAGACCACCAGAGCTGCCTGAAGCCCTTCACCGAAGACGACTTTGATTTCAACGACTCTGAAGGTGACCCAG AATCCCGTGAGACCGACTGGCTCAGTGGAACAGATGGCAAAGGCTCATACCAGGTCAAGGGCTGGAGTCTGAAGAGACAGCAGTTTGTGGCACTACTCTGGAAACGATTCCTCTACGCTCGTCGCTCCAGGAAAGGCTTCTTCGCTCAG ATTGTTCTCCCGgcggtgtttgtgtgtatcGCCCTGGTGTTCAGCCTGATTGTCCCTCCGTTTGGAAAGTACCCAAGTCTGACTCTGGATCCCGGCATGTATGGAGAACAGTTTTCCTTCATCAG TAATGACTTACCTGAGGACCCTCACGTCAACAAACTACTGGGAGCCCTGACTGAAAAACCAGGATTTGGAACGCGCTGCATGGAAGGACAACCCATACC GGACTCTCCCTGTACAGCGGTTGAGGGCGAGTGGTCGCTCCCGCAAGTCTCTGAAAGCGTGAAGGACATTTTCGACAACGGCAACTGGTCCATGGAGAACCCCTCCCCCATGTGTGAGTGCAGCTGTGGAGGACGCAAGAGGATGCTCCCGGAGTGTCCCGCTGGTGCCGGGGGACTTCCACCACCACAG ATGATGATCAGTGACAAAGACACGCTTCAGAATTTGACTAGCAGGAACATCTCAGACTATCTGGTTAAAACCTACGCTCAGATCATTGGCAAGAG tCTGAGGAACAAGATTTGGGTCAACGAGTTCAG ATATGGCGGATTCTCATTGGGCGCCAGGAGTTCTCAGTTCATGGCCCACACAGGTGACGTCGACGATGCGATCGCTCAACTGACGAAACGTTTCCAACTGGAGAGA ggAACCGCAGCGGATCGTTTCTTTAACAGTCTCTCCAGTTTTATACAAGGATTGGACACCAAGAATAACGTCAAg ATCTGGTTCAACAACAAGGGCTGGCACAGCATGGGCTCTTTCCTCAACGTGATGAACAACGGCATCCTGCGCGCCAGCCTGCAGGCCGACCAAGACCCCACCAAGTTTGGCATCACTGCCTCCAATCACCCGCTCAACCTCACCAAGGAGCAGCTGTCGCAGGTCGCACT GATGACGACATCTGTTGACGTGCTGGTTTCCATCTGCGTGATCTTCGCCATGTCCTTTGTCCCGGCCAGTTTTGTGGTCTTCCTCATCCAGGAGAGAGTGAACAAGGCCAAGCACATGCAGTTCATCAGCGGAGTGCAGCCTTTACTGTACTGGCTGGCCAACTTTGTCTGGGATATG TGTAACTACATCGTCCCAGCCACACtggtcatcatcatcttcatctgttTCCAACAAGACGCCTACGTCTCCTCCACCAATCTGCCCGTGCTGGcgctgcttctgctgctctaCGG GTGGTCGATCACCCCTCTGATGTACCCGGCCTCGTTCTTCTTTAAGATCCCCAGCACGGCCTACGTGGTCCTGACCAGCGTCAACATACTGATAGGAATCAACGGCAGCGTCTCCACGTTTGTACTGGAGCTGTTTGGAAGCAat GAAATCGGTGGCATCAACGACATCCTGAAGAACGTGTTCCTCATCTTCCCTCACTTCTGTCTGGGCAGAGGACTAATTGACATGGTGAAGAATCAGGCAATGGCCGACGCTTTGGAGAGATTCG GCGAAAACCGCTTCCGCTCCCCGCTGGCCTGGGACATGGTGGGAAAGAACCTGTTCGCGATGGCCATAGAGGGCCtgatcttcttcatcatcaccgTCCTCATTCAGTACCACTTCTTCTTCAAGGCCAG GTCGTCCACCAGTCACCTGAAGCCGATTGGAGAAGAGGACGAGGATGTGGCCAGAGAGCGACAGAGGATCCTTAGCGGAGGAGGAAAGTCGGACATCCTGGAGCTCAAAGAGCTCACCAAGATTTACAAGAGGAAACAGAAGCCGGCAGTGGACCGGCTGTGTGTCGGCATCCCCCCTGGAGAG TGCTTTGGTTTGCTGGGGGTGAATGGAGCAGGGAAgaccagcacctttaaaatgcTGACAGGAGACTCGGTGGTCACCGGTGGAGAGGCCTACCTGAATGGCAAGAG TGTAACTAAAGAGATAGATGAGGTGCATCAGAACATGGGCTACTGTCCTCAGTTTGACGCCATCAACGACCTGCTGACCGGCAGAGAGCACCTCGAGTTTTACGCCATCCTGAGAGGAGTACCTGAGAAGGAAGTCTGTGAG GTGGCAGAGTGGGGCATCAGGAAGCTGGGCTTGGTCAAATATGTGGACAAGTCAGCAGGCAGCTACAGTGGAGGAAACATGAGGAAACTGTCGACTGCCATCGCTCTCATAGGAGGACCACCTGTCGTCTTTCTG GATGAACCGACGACAGGCATGGATCCTAAAGCACGTCGTGCTCTGTGGAACGCCATCCTGAGCATCATCAAAGAGGGACGATCTGTAGTCCTGACCTCTCACAG CATGGAGGAGTGTGAAGCACTTTGCACCAGAATGGCCATCATGGTCAACGGCAGGTTCCGCTGTCTGGGCAGCGTGCAGCATCTCAAAAACAG GTTTGGTGATGGCTACACCATCATCCTGCGGGTGACCGGCCCCGACCCAGACCTCCGGCCGGTGATGGAGTTCATAGAGCGGGAGCTGCCCGGCAGCACGCTGAAGGAGAAGCACCGCAACATGCTGCAGTACCAGCTGCCTACCTCCCTCACCTCCCTCGCCCGCATCTTCTCCCTGTTCTCTACGAACAAGGAGGCCCTCAGCATAGAGGACTACTCCGTCTCACAGACAACGTTAGACCAA GTGTTTGTAAATTTCGCCAAGGACCAAAGTGACGAGGACCATTTGAAAGATCTGCACAAACGGGACGCTGTGGTAGTGGACATTTCAAAGTTGAACTCTTTCCTCACGGACAACAAGACCAGGGAAAGCTGCGTCTGA